A single window of Carassius auratus strain Wakin chromosome 9, ASM336829v1, whole genome shotgun sequence DNA harbors:
- the LOC113108671 gene encoding COP9 signalosome complex subunit 8 isoform X1 produces the protein MPVSVMMAEFDEKLLLQFETQELEAPGGIATPQVYSQLLVLYLLNNDMNNARYLWKRIPQAIKTANPELAAIWAVGQRIWQRDFPGIYTAIDACQWSENILPVMEALRESTRRRAYGLVAQAYTSISAEDFAAFVGYSVEEAVKGVVSHGWQADPNTRMIMPQKPDPPPVSLVPNEQQLARLTDYVAFLEN, from the exons ATGCCTGTGTCTGTCATGATGGCTGAATTTGACGAAAAGCTGCTGTTGCAGTTTGAAACCCAAGAGCTGGAG GCTCCTGGTGGCATTGCTACGCCTCAGGTGTATTCCCAGTTACTAGTCCTGTATCTCCTGAACAATGACAT GAATAATGCCAGATACCTTTGGAAACGGATACCACAGGCAATCAAAACA GCAAACCCAGAACTGGCTGCTATATGGGCTGTAGGACAGCGTATCTGGCAGCGAGACTTTCCAGGGATCTACACAGCTATTGATGCTTGCCAGTGGTCTGAAAACATTCTCCCTGTGATGGAAGCTTTAAGAG AGTCCACCCGTAGGAGGGCATATGGGCTAGTAGCGCAAGCTTACACCTCTATCAGTGCAGAGGACTTCGCTGCTTTTGTGGGGTACTCTGTAGAAGAGGCGGTCAAAG GTGTAGTTAGCCATGGGTGGCAGGCGGATCCAAACACCAGGATGATCATGCCACAGAAACCAG ATCCGCCCCCGGTCTCTCTGGTTCCCAACGAACAACAGCTGGCCAGACTCACAGACTACGTGGCTTTTCTTGAGAACTGA
- the LOC113108671 gene encoding E3 ubiquitin-protein ligase TRIM63 isoform X2, whose protein sequence is MPVSVMMAEFDEKLLLQFETQELEAPGGIATPQVYSQLLVLYLLNNDMNNARYLWKRIPQAIKTANPELAAIWAVGQRIWQRDFPGIYTAIDACQWSENILPVMEALRAKGFKSTLNMDIQRASSLLGSPGSMESLEKQLSCPICLDMFTKPVVILPCQHNLCRGCASDLYDSRNPYRFSGGVFRCPTCRFEVVLDRHGVHGLQRNLLVENIIDIYKQQQEGGSGGSTTETPIKPKSSKEPMCQEHEDEKINIYCVTHQVPTCSMCKVFGQHKDCEVSPLASVYQAQKGELSNAIDALVAVNGRLQALLNQMEEACTTVQDNAQGAKQRLGECFDSLYAALEERKNALLERITKEQDEKIDALRSLAKRYGDRLQAATELTDTALQALEQSSAADFLLASKNLIAQTKDVTKSSLAEERPEPGFERMDHFTLDTEQVETLLSKMDFGGDDDEEFEDAEDQEEE, encoded by the exons ATGCCTGTGTCTGTCATGATGGCTGAATTTGACGAAAAGCTGCTGTTGCAGTTTGAAACCCAAGAGCTGGAG GCTCCTGGTGGCATTGCTACGCCTCAGGTGTATTCCCAGTTACTAGTCCTGTATCTCCTGAACAATGACAT GAATAATGCCAGATACCTTTGGAAACGGATACCACAGGCAATCAAAACA GCAAACCCAGAACTGGCTGCTATATGGGCTGTAGGACAGCGTATCTGGCAGCGAGACTTTCCAGGGATCTACACAGCTATTGATGCTTGCCAGTGGTCTGAAAACATTCTCCCTGTGATGGAAGCTTTAAGAG CAAAAGGCTTCAAATCGACCCTTAACATGGACATTCAGCGAGCTTCCTCATTGTTGGGGTCTCCTGGCTCCATGGAGAGCCTTGAGAAACAACTAAGCTGCCCGATTTGTTTGGACATGTTCACCAAACCGGTGGTGATACTGCCCTGTCAGCATAACCTGTGCCGTGGATGTGCTAGTGATCTTTATGACTCTCGAAACCCATATCGTTTCTCTGGTGGTGTCTTCCGGTGCCCTACTTGCCGTTTTGAAGTGGTTCTTGATCGTCATGGCGTGCATGGACTTCAGAGAAATCTTCTGGTTGAGAACATAATTGACATATACAAACAGCAGCAGGAAGGTGGAAGTGGTGGCAGCACCACAGAAACGCCGATAAAACCTAAAAGCTCTAAAGAACCAATGTGCCAAGAGCATGAGGACGAGAAGATCAACATCTACTGTGTGACTCACCAAGTTCCCACTTGCTCCATGTGTAAAGTCTTCGGCCAACATAAAGACTGTGAAGTGTCACCACTTGCTAGTGTCTATCAGGCTCAAAAAGGGGAGCTGAGTAATGCCATTGATGCTCTTGTAGCAGTTAATGGTCGCCTTCAAGCATTGCTTAACCAGATGGAGGAGGCCTGCACAACTGTTCAGGACAATGCTCAAGGTGCCAAGCAAAGGCTTGGTGAATGCTTCGATTCCCTGTATGCAGCCTTGGAAGAGCGTAAGAATGCCCTCTTGGAACGTATAACCAAGGAGCAAGATGAGAAGATAGATGCCCTCAGGAGTCTGGCCAAGCGTTATGGGGATCGTCTTCAGGCAGCCACAGAGTTGACGGACACTGCCCTGCAAGCACTGGAGCAAAGCAGTGCTGCAGATTTCCTGCTGGCCTCCAAGAACCTGATTGCACAGACAAAGGATGTGACGAAGAGCTCATTGGCTGAAGAAAGGCCTGAGCCAGGCTTTGAAAGAATGGACCATTTCACTCTGGATACAGAACAAGTGGAGACTTTGTTGTCCAAGATGGACTTTGGaggagatgatgatgaagaatttGAAGATGCTGAAGATCAGGAAGAAGAGTAA